One Melospiza melodia melodia isolate bMelMel2 chromosome 1, bMelMel2.pri, whole genome shotgun sequence genomic window carries:
- the LRRC3B gene encoding leucine-rich repeat-containing protein 3B — protein sequence MHLVDLWLTRSLSMCLLLQSFVLMILCFHSASMCPKGCLCSHSGGLNVSCSNANLKEIPRDLPSETVLLYLDSNQITSIPNEIFKDLHQLRVLNLSKNGIEFIDEHAFKGVAETLQTLDLSDNRIKSVHKNAFNNLKARARIANNPWHCDCTLQQVLRSMASNHETANNVICKTSVLDEHAGRPFINAANDADLCNLPKKTTDYAMLVTMFGWFTMVISYVVYYVRQNQEDARRHLEYLKSLPSRQKKPDEADDISTVV from the coding sequence ATGCATTTGGTAGACCTGTGGTTAACTCGTTCCCTCTCCATGTGTCTGCTCTTACAAAGTTTTGTCCTCATGATACTGTGCTTTCATTCTGCCAGTATGTGCCCAAAAGGCTGCCTCTGTTCCCACTCCGGAGGTCTGAACGTCAGCTGTAGCAATGCAAACCTCAAGGAGATACCCAGAGATCTTCCTTCAGAAACAGTCTTACTTTATTTGGACTCCAATCAGATAACATCTATCCCCAACGAAATTTTTAAGGACTTGCACCAATTGAGAGTACTCAATTTATCAAAAAACGGGATTGAGTTTATCGATGAACATGCCTTTAAAGGGGTGGCAGAAACCTTGCAGACTCTGGATTTGTCCGACAACCGGATTAAAAGCGTGCACAAAAACGCTTTCAACAACCTGAAGGCCAGGGCCAGAATTGCCAACAACCCCTGGCACTGTGACTGCACGCTGCAGCAGGTGCTGCGGAGCATGGCCTCCAACCACGAGACGGCCAACAACGTCATCTGCAAGACCTCTGTGCTGGACGAGCACGCGGGGAGGCCCTTCATCAACGCTGCCAACGACGCCGACCTCTGCAACCTCCCTAAAAAGACTACTGACTACGCCATGCTGGTCACCATGTTTGGCTGGTTCACCATGGTGATCTCCTACGTGGTTTATTACGTGCGACAGAACCAGGAGGATGCAAGGAGGCACCTGGAGTACTTGAAATCCCTGCCAAGCAGGCAAAAGAAACCAGATGAAGCCGATGACATTAGCACTGTGGTATAG